The Chryseobacterium sp. JV274 sequence ATGGGACGAACGGTAAGCTGTCTATTGAAAGCTATCTGACTGAGCATTTAGTTTTCCTGGTCAACGGGCAACTTCGCTTTTTGAAAAATAGTCAAATGGTTAATTTTCACTCTCTGCTGGGGGTTGGAATAAGATATAATTTCTAAAAATAATGAAAAATGAAAAATATAATTAATACAGCTAAAATACAATTAAAGTGTTTCTTGCTACTATTTGTGATTGGACTATTTTTACAATCATGTGAGAAAGATGATTTGGAAATTCAGCAGAATTATCCTTTTAAGGTGTCGGTTATGCCTGTTCCTAAGGATATCGCTAAAGATGAGTATGTGGAGATCCGTATCAAAATTATTCCTGAAGGTAATTTTGCTGACACCAAATATTATCTTCGATATTTTCAGTTTGAGGGAGCAGGAAAGCTGCAGTATTATAACACTCAACCTTACTTTCCTAATGATATTTATCCTCTTTATGAGAAAGAGTTCAGATTGTATTATACTTCAACCTCTGAAGTTTCACAATCATTTACGGTATGGTTCTCAGACAGTTTTGGAAATGAGGAGAAAATTGAATTTCAATTCAACAACAAAAAGCTAAACGGATAAATACTATTTCTTTAGCTTACAAATATATATTTCCACTTCAAATAAAACCATCTAATTTGAGAAGCATTGTTTAGTATTTGCGGAAAGATGGTTGGCCCCTAAAGGACAAGCATCTTGCCGCGACGCCACAAGAATCCAGACCGGGAACCGGTTCTGGATTCTTATTTTTAGAAATTTAAGTTTCTTATAAAATACCTTCATCGGAGAAAGAGAAGGAGTCGGTTGAAGTTATTATACAATGATCAAGCAGGTTAATATTTAATAGTTGGGCAGCCTCCTTTATTTTTTGTGTGATGCCTATGTCTTCGCGAGAAGGTGTAAGGTTTCCGGAAGGATGGTTATGGGCTATAATAAATGATACGGCATTACATAATAGAGCTCCCTGCATGATGATTCTGATGTCAACAAGAGAAGAGGTAATTCCAGATTCTGATATTTTTTGTATTCCTAAGACCTTGTTAGCCTGATTCATATACATTGAGTAAAATGACTCTCTGTAGTCGATCTGATCTGCATCAAAATGTTCCCTGAAAATATCTGTAGCATCCTGGGAGTTCAGTACTTTTTTTTCAGCATTTCCTTTTCTTGTGTAGATCAATTTGATCTCATTTACGATATTATATTTCATTGTTATTGCTCTGAGTACGGCAGAGCCTTTTGTTTCCCGTACTTAAGTTAAAACAGCACTTATTTAAAACATCTTTGAACTGTTATGTGTCT is a genomic window containing:
- a CDS encoding DUF3872 domain-containing protein, whose product is MKNIINTAKIQLKCFLLLFVIGLFLQSCEKDDLEIQQNYPFKVSVMPVPKDIAKDEYVEIRIKIIPEGNFADTKYYLRYFQFEGAGKLQYYNTQPYFPNDIYPLYEKEFRLYYTSTSEVSQSFTVWFSDSFGNEEKIEFQFNNKKLNG
- a CDS encoding JAB domain-containing protein gives rise to the protein MKYNIVNEIKLIYTRKGNAEKKVLNSQDATDIFREHFDADQIDYRESFYSMYMNQANKVLGIQKISESGITSSLVDIRIIMQGALLCNAVSFIIAHNHPSGNLTPSREDIGITQKIKEAAQLLNINLLDHCIITSTDSFSFSDEGIL